The window TGACGCGATGGCGGAGACCGAAAAATACGACCGGGCCGACCGGGAGATCCTCGATGCAATGCGGAAACCGGGGCGGCTTTACCTCCTCGGCCTCGCGTTCACCGTCACCCTCGTGGCCTCCGGCATCCTTTGCTGGTATCAACAGTACCGGGTCGGCCTCGGGGTGGCCGGATACACCCATCCCGTGAATTGGGCGGTCTACATCACGAATTTCGTCTTCTGGGTCGGTATCGCCCACTCGGGGACGCTGATTTCGGCGGTCCTGTACCTGTTCCGCGCCCGGTTCCGGACGAGCTTCAACCGCCCCGCGGAGGCGATGACCGTCTTCGCCCTCATGGTGGCGGGGCTTTTTCCCCTGATCCACCTGGGTCGCCCCTGGGTCTTCTACTACCTCTTCCCCTACCCGAACCAGAGGCAGCTGTGGGTCAACTTCCGGTCCCCCCTGATCTGGGACGTCTTCGCCGTGGGGACCTACTTCACGGTGAGCGTGGTTTTTTTCTATGTGGGATTGATCCCCGACCTGGCGATCGTGCGGAGGTGCAAGGAAGGGATCCGGAAAACGATCTATTCCGTCCTTTCCCTGGGGTGGGAGGGCACCCGGAGGGAATGGCGGCATTACAACATGCTCTACCTCTTTTTGGCCGCCTTCGCCACCCCCCTCGTCGCTTCGGTCCATTCCGTTGTCTCCTGGGACTTCGCCATGAGCATCCTCCCCGGATGGCACACGACGATCTTCGCCCCCTACTTCGTCGCCGGGGCGATCTTCTCCGGCACGGCGATGGTCATCACCCTCGTGGTCCCCATG is drawn from Candidatus Deferrimicrobiaceae bacterium and contains these coding sequences:
- the nrfD gene encoding NrfD/PsrC family molybdoenzyme membrane anchor subunit, coding for MAETEKYDRADREILDAMRKPGRLYLLGLAFTVTLVASGILCWYQQYRVGLGVAGYTHPVNWAVYITNFVFWVGIAHSGTLISAVLYLFRARFRTSFNRPAEAMTVFALMVAGLFPLIHLGRPWVFYYLFPYPNQRQLWVNFRSPLIWDVFAVGTYFTVSVVFFYVGLIPDLAIVRRCKEGIRKTIYSVLSLGWEGTRREWRHYNMLYLFLAAFATPLVASVHSVVSWDFAMSILPGWHTTIFAPYFVAGAIFSGTAMVITLVVPMRKILVLDRYITDDHFESIAKILLFTSLIVSYAYIVEFGLAWYGGNVFETELFRFRAWGHYKVLFWTMITCNSLVPLTLFVRRLRRNVKYLFVLSLLVNVGMWVERFVIIVSSLARDFDPYVWDTQMYRPTYVEVGITLGSFGLFFTLYLIFLKTLPVLSITEIKEHL